Below is a genomic region from Bacillota bacterium.
AGGCCCTCTATGACCTTGGGATCTTCAAGGGCTATAGCGACCACGGCTTCCACCCGAATGACCTCTTGACCCGCGCCCAGTTAGCCATTCTGGTCGACCGCGTCCTCGGTTCGGCCAAATAGGCAGATCTAAGGGCTGTCCCCAGTCTCTGCCAGTATGTGTGAAGGGGCCAGCTAAGGCTGGCCTATTTTTTTCCTCAAACGGCTGTGGGCGAGGAGTGCTTTCCGATGTCCGTGGCCCCAATGCCCCCCTCATCCGGGAGCAGGTCTGGTGGCTGAGCGTACCCCCTTAGTGACCAAGTGGCAGCGGCTCAGTACAGCCGGCCGAGAAACCACCCGTGGAGGCCTTGTCGCCTCCGCGGGTATCGTCATGCTCTTCAATATCCTGGCGAAGGTGCTGGGCTTCACTCGTGACGTCATCCTAGCCGGCTATTTCGGTGCGGCCAGAGCAACGGACGCCTTCTACGTCGCCCTGAACTTGCCTCAGACCTATCTAGCCAGCATCGGGGGAGCCATCGGGACAGGTGTGCTCCCGGTGGTGACCGAGCTGAGGGTCCAGGGCAAGGAGGACGAGGCGCGGGTCGTTGCCTCCACAATCTTGAACCTGACGATTGCGGTGTCGGCAGCCGTTGCTCTAGGCGGGGTGGTTCTGGCGTTGCCGATAATGCGACTCGTGGCCACCGGGCTGGCCCCGGAGACCCTGGCCCTTTCCGCCAGCTTAGCCCGCCTGCTCTTTGTTGTCTTCGTTTTCGTGGGCGTGGGTAGCGTACTGGGCCTTCTGCTCAACTCCCTTAAGGATTTCGCCGTCCCAGCAGCTAACCCGGTCCTCGTCAACATTTTTACTATTGCCGTGGTAACGTGGCTGGCCCGGGACCTTGGCATGTACGCCGCGGTCTACGGCTATGCCGCCGGTGCCATAGTCCAGTTCTTGCTTCAGGGCTACTGGCTCCGGCGGCGAGGGTTGCCACCGGGGCTGTCCTTCGACCTTCATCACCCGGCCGTCCGCCGAGTCCTTACTCTGGCTGTTCCGGTCTTGGCCGGATCTATTGTCGGGGGCATCTACCTCACTGTGGACAACTGGCTGGCCTCTCATCTGGCCGAGGGCAGCATCGCGTCAAAAACTTTCGCCTTGAAGTTGATTCAGGTGCCAGTGGGCATCCTGAGTGCCGCCATCGCCACAGTGACCTTCCCCACGCTTTCTGAGAGAGCCGCTCGCCAGGACATTGCGGGACTGGCCGACGTGACCACCTTCGGGCTCCGTGCAGTAGCCTTGGTCACGATACCTGCGGCTGTTGGTCTGGCCGTCCTCAGAATTCCGGTTGTCGGAGTCCTTTTCGAACGAGGGGCTTGGAGCGCGGAGGCCACGGCCTCGACATCAGCTGTGCTTTTGTACTACGCCCTCGGCATCTTCGCCGTGGCGGCCACCCCCGTGCCCGCCAGAGCCTTTCAGGGGATGCAGGACATGGTCACTCCGCTTTTCTTGGGCGTCGGGGTAGCCTGTCTGAACATCGTTCTTGACCTGATCCTGATCCGGCCGCTCGGGCTGGTGGGCCTGCCTTTGGCTAATTCGGTGGCGGTCACCCTGGGTCTGGTGGCCTACTACTATCTGCTCAACCGTCGCGTTCACGGCCTTCCGGGGACGAAGCTCGCTGCCTCGCTGGCGAAGATTGTAGCTGCCTCGGTTGCCATGGGCCTCGTCGTCTGGGCAGCCGTACCGGTCGTCAGCCGATTAGTGCCGAATGATGGCACATTGATCGAGGCGAGCAAGCTGCTAGCCCTTATCGTCCTCGGCGGCCTGGTTTACCTTGCGGCCTTGATCGCCCTTCGCCAGGACGACGTCCAGT
It encodes:
- the murJ gene encoding murein biosynthesis integral membrane protein MurJ; this encodes MAERTPLVTKWQRLSTAGRETTRGGLVASAGIVMLFNILAKVLGFTRDVILAGYFGAARATDAFYVALNLPQTYLASIGGAIGTGVLPVVTELRVQGKEDEARVVASTILNLTIAVSAAVALGGVVLALPIMRLVATGLAPETLALSASLARLLFVVFVFVGVGSVLGLLLNSLKDFAVPAANPVLVNIFTIAVVTWLARDLGMYAAVYGYAAGAIVQFLLQGYWLRRRGLPPGLSFDLHHPAVRRVLTLAVPVLAGSIVGGIYLTVDNWLASHLAEGSIASKTFALKLIQVPVGILSAAIATVTFPTLSERAARQDIAGLADVTTFGLRAVALVTIPAAVGLAVLRIPVVGVLFERGAWSAEATASTSAVLLYYALGIFAVAATPVPARAFQGMQDMVTPLFLGVGVACLNIVLDLILIRPLGLVGLPLANSVAVTLGLVAYYYLLNRRVHGLPGTKLAASLAKIVAASVAMGLVVWAAVPVVSRLVPNDGTLIEASKLLALIVLGGLVYLAALIALRQDDVQSLGSLLRRTLARAR